In a genomic window of Strix aluco isolate bStrAlu1 chromosome 3, bStrAlu1.hap1, whole genome shotgun sequence:
- the DRC5 gene encoding dynein regulatory complex subunit 5 isoform X1 — protein MSLQYAVLMHTEHQPSEVPGSVQVEAGSAVLASMRDHLPMSPLACGSGGSPSGKCGDSQAIFLLLLKEKWVLSRMQQPVAGDRSAAVPSLYPSQARLAADLYSTHRVIEDPEWSLTTVPHLTELCLQHIVHNFEKNPIVDHLLPEHQRKVLDRLSTGLPLAVTANLISDEDYWKRCCTERWRVCDISNYGDSWKRMFFERHLENILKCFIPNTTDPNQVLELIPFCKDYVQKLEVDQFLPPLQVDQKEERDDLSDTESDFGFSKVSMHHYDLGVLITALPHLEELHLTYGVKDCGMNFEWNLFNFTHQDCCNLAVAVKMCHNLKVFKLTRSKVDDDKTRLLVHNLLDHPCLVELNLSHNLIGDKGAQAVGKLINRSRLETLNLCNNRISHLGAQALAQALAENSTLTSLNLCLNHVEDKGGEAVGHALLTNSTLKSIHLGSNSLSEPTAALFSQVLAQNATLTSINFSCNHLGLDGGKQLLEGLADNKSLIEFDLRLAEVGEETEYLIHQIVWSNQEAARLESPQHPPVKPL, from the exons ATGAGCCTGCAATATGCTGTCCTAATGCACACTGAGCATCAGCCTTCCGAAGTGCCAGGGAGCGTGCAGGTGGAAGCGGGATCAGCAGTGCTAGCCAGCATGCGGGATCACTTGCCGATGTCCCCGCTCGCCTGCGGGAGTGGAG gcagCCCATCTGGAAAATGTGGTGACTCTCAAgcaatttttctcttgcttctgaaGGAGAAGTGGGTCCTGAGCAGGATGCAGCAGCCAGTGGCTGGTGACAGGAGCGCAGCCGTTCCCTCACTGTATCCATCCCAGGCCAGACTCGCTGCTGACTTGTACTCCACACACCGCGTCATTGAGGATCCTGAGTGGTCCCTCACCACTGTTCCCCACCTCACTGAGCTCTGCCTCCAGCACATCGTTCACAATTTTGAGA AGAACCCTATTGTGGACCATCTACTGCCTGAGCACCAAAGGAAAGTGTTGGACAGGCTCTCCACTGGCCTTCCACTTGCTGTGACTGCCAACCTAATAAGCGATGAGGACTACTGGAAGAGGTGCTGCACGGAGCGCTGGCGAGTGTGTGACATCTCCAACTATGGAGACAGCTGGAAACGGATGTTTTTCGAACGTCACCTGGAGAACATCCTGAAATGTTTCATCCCTAACACCACAGACCCCAACCAGGTCCTAGAGCTCATCCCGTTCTGCAAAGACTATGTGCAGAAACTGGAGGTTGATCAGTTTCTGCCACCACTGCAGGTGGATCAAAAGGAGGAGAGGGATGACCTCTCTGATACAGAGAGTGATTTTGGATTCAGCAAGGTCTCTATGCATCACTATGACCTGGGAGTCCTCATTACTGCTCTTCCTCACCTTGAAGAGCTTCATCTCACTTATGGTGTGAAGGACTGCGGCATGAACTTCGAGTGGAACCTCTTTAACTTCACCCACCAGGACTGCTGCAACCTGGCTGTCGCCGTGAAGATGTGCCACAACTTGAAA GTTTTCAAGCTGACACGAAGCAAAGTGGATGATGATAAGACCAGGCTGCTGGTCCATAACTTGCTGGATCACCCCTGCTTGGTGGAGCTGAACTTGTCCCACAATCTCATTGGGGACAAGGGAGCACAAGCTGTCGGCAAATTGATCAACCGCAGCAGGTTAGAAACCCTCAATCTGTGTAACAACCGGATCAGTCACCTGGGGGCTCAGGCTCTTGCTCAAGCCCTGGCTGAGAACTCCACCCTGACCTCCCTGAATCTGTGCCTCAACCACGTAGAGGACAAAGGTGGGGAGGCGGTCGGCCATGCCCTGCTGACCAACAGCACCCTGAAGTCCATCCATCTGGGAAGTAATAGCCTGTCAGAGCCAACTGCTGCGCTTTTCTCCCAGGTCCTGGCTCAGAACGCCACCCTGACAAGCATCAACTTCTCATGCAACCACCTGGGGCTG GATGGTGGGAAGCAGCTGCTTGAAGGGCTGGCAGATAACAAGTCTTTGATTGAGTTCGACCTCCGCCTGGCAGAGGTGGGTGAAGAGACCGAGTACCTCATTCACCAAATTGTGTGGTCCAACCAGGAAGCGGCGAGGCTGGAGTCTCCGCAGCACCCCCCTGTCAAACCCCTCTAA
- the DRC5 gene encoding dynein regulatory complex subunit 5 isoform X2, producing the protein MQQPVAGDRSAAVPSLYPSQARLAADLYSTHRVIEDPEWSLTTVPHLTELCLQHIVHNFEKNPIVDHLLPEHQRKVLDRLSTGLPLAVTANLISDEDYWKRCCTERWRVCDISNYGDSWKRMFFERHLENILKCFIPNTTDPNQVLELIPFCKDYVQKLEVDQFLPPLQVDQKEERDDLSDTESDFGFSKVSMHHYDLGVLITALPHLEELHLTYGVKDCGMNFEWNLFNFTHQDCCNLAVAVKMCHNLKVFKLTRSKVDDDKTRLLVHNLLDHPCLVELNLSHNLIGDKGAQAVGKLINRSRLETLNLCNNRISHLGAQALAQALAENSTLTSLNLCLNHVEDKGGEAVGHALLTNSTLKSIHLGSNSLSEPTAALFSQVLAQNATLTSINFSCNHLGLDGGKQLLEGLADNKSLIEFDLRLAEVGEETEYLIHQIVWSNQEAARLESPQHPPVKPL; encoded by the exons ATGCAGCAGCCAGTGGCTGGTGACAGGAGCGCAGCCGTTCCCTCACTGTATCCATCCCAGGCCAGACTCGCTGCTGACTTGTACTCCACACACCGCGTCATTGAGGATCCTGAGTGGTCCCTCACCACTGTTCCCCACCTCACTGAGCTCTGCCTCCAGCACATCGTTCACAATTTTGAGA AGAACCCTATTGTGGACCATCTACTGCCTGAGCACCAAAGGAAAGTGTTGGACAGGCTCTCCACTGGCCTTCCACTTGCTGTGACTGCCAACCTAATAAGCGATGAGGACTACTGGAAGAGGTGCTGCACGGAGCGCTGGCGAGTGTGTGACATCTCCAACTATGGAGACAGCTGGAAACGGATGTTTTTCGAACGTCACCTGGAGAACATCCTGAAATGTTTCATCCCTAACACCACAGACCCCAACCAGGTCCTAGAGCTCATCCCGTTCTGCAAAGACTATGTGCAGAAACTGGAGGTTGATCAGTTTCTGCCACCACTGCAGGTGGATCAAAAGGAGGAGAGGGATGACCTCTCTGATACAGAGAGTGATTTTGGATTCAGCAAGGTCTCTATGCATCACTATGACCTGGGAGTCCTCATTACTGCTCTTCCTCACCTTGAAGAGCTTCATCTCACTTATGGTGTGAAGGACTGCGGCATGAACTTCGAGTGGAACCTCTTTAACTTCACCCACCAGGACTGCTGCAACCTGGCTGTCGCCGTGAAGATGTGCCACAACTTGAAA GTTTTCAAGCTGACACGAAGCAAAGTGGATGATGATAAGACCAGGCTGCTGGTCCATAACTTGCTGGATCACCCCTGCTTGGTGGAGCTGAACTTGTCCCACAATCTCATTGGGGACAAGGGAGCACAAGCTGTCGGCAAATTGATCAACCGCAGCAGGTTAGAAACCCTCAATCTGTGTAACAACCGGATCAGTCACCTGGGGGCTCAGGCTCTTGCTCAAGCCCTGGCTGAGAACTCCACCCTGACCTCCCTGAATCTGTGCCTCAACCACGTAGAGGACAAAGGTGGGGAGGCGGTCGGCCATGCCCTGCTGACCAACAGCACCCTGAAGTCCATCCATCTGGGAAGTAATAGCCTGTCAGAGCCAACTGCTGCGCTTTTCTCCCAGGTCCTGGCTCAGAACGCCACCCTGACAAGCATCAACTTCTCATGCAACCACCTGGGGCTG GATGGTGGGAAGCAGCTGCTTGAAGGGCTGGCAGATAACAAGTCTTTGATTGAGTTCGACCTCCGCCTGGCAGAGGTGGGTGAAGAGACCGAGTACCTCATTCACCAAATTGTGTGGTCCAACCAGGAAGCGGCGAGGCTGGAGTCTCCGCAGCACCCCCCTGTCAAACCCCTCTAA
- the DRC5 gene encoding dynein regulatory complex subunit 5 isoform X3, with amino-acid sequence MSLQYAVLMHTEHQPSEVPGSVQVEAGSAVLASMRDHLPMSPLACGSGGSPSGKCGDSQAIFLLLLKEKWVLSRMQQPVAGDRSAAVPSLYPSQARLAADLYSTHRVIEDPEWSLTTVPHLTELCLQHIVHNFEKNPIVDHLLPEHQRKVLDRLSTGLPLAVTANLISDEDYWKRCCTERWRVCDISNYGDSWKRMFFERHLENILKCFIPNTTDPNQVLELIPFCKDYVQKLEVDQFLPPLQVDQKEERDDLSDTESDFGFSKVSMHHYDLGVLITALPHLEELHLTYGVKDCGMNFEWNLFNFTHQDCCNLAVAVKMCHNLKVFKLTRSKVDDDKTRLLVHNLLDHPCLVELNLSHNLIGDKGAQAVGKLINRSRLETLNLCNNRISHLGAQALAQALAENSTLTSLNLCLNHVEDKGPGSERHPDKHQLLMQPPGAGWWEAAA; translated from the exons ATGAGCCTGCAATATGCTGTCCTAATGCACACTGAGCATCAGCCTTCCGAAGTGCCAGGGAGCGTGCAGGTGGAAGCGGGATCAGCAGTGCTAGCCAGCATGCGGGATCACTTGCCGATGTCCCCGCTCGCCTGCGGGAGTGGAG gcagCCCATCTGGAAAATGTGGTGACTCTCAAgcaatttttctcttgcttctgaaGGAGAAGTGGGTCCTGAGCAGGATGCAGCAGCCAGTGGCTGGTGACAGGAGCGCAGCCGTTCCCTCACTGTATCCATCCCAGGCCAGACTCGCTGCTGACTTGTACTCCACACACCGCGTCATTGAGGATCCTGAGTGGTCCCTCACCACTGTTCCCCACCTCACTGAGCTCTGCCTCCAGCACATCGTTCACAATTTTGAGA AGAACCCTATTGTGGACCATCTACTGCCTGAGCACCAAAGGAAAGTGTTGGACAGGCTCTCCACTGGCCTTCCACTTGCTGTGACTGCCAACCTAATAAGCGATGAGGACTACTGGAAGAGGTGCTGCACGGAGCGCTGGCGAGTGTGTGACATCTCCAACTATGGAGACAGCTGGAAACGGATGTTTTTCGAACGTCACCTGGAGAACATCCTGAAATGTTTCATCCCTAACACCACAGACCCCAACCAGGTCCTAGAGCTCATCCCGTTCTGCAAAGACTATGTGCAGAAACTGGAGGTTGATCAGTTTCTGCCACCACTGCAGGTGGATCAAAAGGAGGAGAGGGATGACCTCTCTGATACAGAGAGTGATTTTGGATTCAGCAAGGTCTCTATGCATCACTATGACCTGGGAGTCCTCATTACTGCTCTTCCTCACCTTGAAGAGCTTCATCTCACTTATGGTGTGAAGGACTGCGGCATGAACTTCGAGTGGAACCTCTTTAACTTCACCCACCAGGACTGCTGCAACCTGGCTGTCGCCGTGAAGATGTGCCACAACTTGAAA GTTTTCAAGCTGACACGAAGCAAAGTGGATGATGATAAGACCAGGCTGCTGGTCCATAACTTGCTGGATCACCCCTGCTTGGTGGAGCTGAACTTGTCCCACAATCTCATTGGGGACAAGGGAGCACAAGCTGTCGGCAAATTGATCAACCGCAGCAGGTTAGAAACCCTCAATCTGTGTAACAACCGGATCAGTCACCTGGGGGCTCAGGCTCTTGCTCAAGCCCTGGCTGAGAACTCCACCCTGACCTCCCTGAATCTGTGCCTCAACCACGTAGAGGACAAAG GTCCTGGCTCAGAACGCCACCCTGACAAGCATCAACTTCTCATGCAACCACCTGGGGCTG GATGGTGGGAAGCAGCTGCTTGA